The Flammeovirga kamogawensis genome includes a region encoding these proteins:
- a CDS encoding glycoside hydrolase 5 family protein — MKLSRIITLLLCVLLYSCAKNTAENSSIPSFVKVENGKLMLDNQPYYFMGANYWYGMNLGMKDVGNRTRLIKELDQLQAMGVTNLRVLASSEGDSTQKFQVQPTMQTAPGNYNQEVLEGLDFFMNEMNKRNMKAVMVLNNFWTWSGGMPQYLVWTGKGEVPYPQVSNDWNKYTNYAKTFYSNQEAIEMFNKHLRFLIGRTNSVNGLKYTEDPTIMSWQLSNEPRGYNQVHAYRTWVKNTAQLIKSMDANHLVSIGSEGDSPGKDAGISLLEDNDIKEIDYVTIHIWAQNWGWYNPSTPDKTINSTKEKVTEYLTRHLKDAKKLGKPAVLEEFGIARDQDSYQPTAPTSWRDLYYGFVFNEIVELAKEGYAIQGVNFWAYSGEGRPSTPKGFWQKGDDLIGDPPHEPQGWYGIYATDKTTIEVINRYAKKIESIPFKAYSETVDTNE, encoded by the coding sequence ATGAAACTATCTAGAATTATTACTTTATTACTGTGTGTACTGTTGTATTCATGTGCAAAGAATACAGCAGAAAATTCATCAATCCCGTCGTTTGTAAAAGTAGAAAATGGGAAATTGATGTTAGACAATCAGCCTTATTATTTTATGGGTGCCAACTATTGGTACGGGATGAATTTAGGGATGAAAGATGTAGGAAATCGCACTCGCCTTATTAAAGAGCTTGACCAATTACAAGCAATGGGCGTAACCAATTTAAGAGTACTAGCATCTAGTGAAGGAGATAGTACACAAAAATTTCAGGTACAGCCAACAATGCAAACTGCACCTGGAAACTATAACCAAGAAGTATTAGAGGGGTTAGATTTCTTTATGAACGAAATGAATAAAAGAAACATGAAAGCCGTGATGGTACTCAATAACTTTTGGACTTGGTCTGGTGGTATGCCACAGTATTTAGTATGGACAGGGAAAGGAGAAGTTCCATACCCACAGGTGAGTAACGATTGGAATAAGTATACAAACTATGCAAAGACTTTTTACTCTAATCAAGAAGCGATTGAGATGTTTAATAAGCACCTACGTTTTTTAATTGGACGTACAAATTCAGTCAATGGTTTAAAATATACAGAAGACCCTACAATAATGTCATGGCAGTTAAGCAACGAGCCAAGAGGGTACAATCAGGTACATGCGTATAGAACTTGGGTAAAGAATACCGCTCAATTAATAAAATCTATGGATGCTAATCATTTAGTCTCTATAGGTTCTGAAGGTGACTCTCCTGGTAAAGATGCAGGAATATCACTTTTAGAAGATAACGATATAAAAGAGATTGATTATGTTACAATACATATTTGGGCACAGAACTGGGGTTGGTATAACCCTTCTACTCCAGATAAAACAATAAATAGTACAAAAGAGAAAGTGACAGAATACCTTACTAGACATCTTAAAGATGCAAAGAAATTAGGTAAACCTGCTGTTTTAGAAGAATTTGGAATAGCAAGAGATCAAGATAGCTATCAACCAACTGCACCAACTTCTTGGAGAGACTTATATTATGGATTTGTTTTTAATGAGATTGTAGAATTAGCAAAAGAAGGCTACGCAATTCAAGGCGTAAACTTCTGGGCATATTCTGGCGAAGGAAGGCCATCTACACCCAAAGGATTTTGGCAAAAAGGAGATGATTTAATTGGAGATCCACCTCACGAACCACAAGGTTGGTACGGTATCTACGCTACAGATAAAACAACAATAGAAGTAATAAATAGATATGCTAAAAAGATAGAAAGTATTCCATTTAAAGCATATTCTGAAACTGTTGATACAAATGAATAA
- a CDS encoding AGE family epimerase/isomerase, whose translation MTTSTELLKLSLQSELINGILNYWMERTIDTKNGGFYGQISYNNIINAEADKGAIMHARILWTFASAYNLLKDERYLKIADYTYDYIKEHFLDKEYGGVFWMVDYKGNVVDDKKQVYANSFVIYAFAEYAKAAKTLEAKELALNIFDKIEEFAFDEVNNGYFEAYSREWFLLDDLRLSAKDMNEKKTNNTHLHVLEAYTTLYEVTKNEKVGKQLRNLIELFLNKILNPGTYHFKLFFDENWKLKSDEISYGHDIEGAWLLQEAAIQLGDQELLEQVKDAAVKIADVTIEEGIASDGAIINEGNPSGVTDTDRHWWPQVEAMVGFINAYENTLDEKYLDTAKTLWNYALINIVNHEFGEWWWRVDENNQPNLEEDKVGPWKAPYHNGRACIEGIKRIEKLMVQEQYKQHETI comes from the coding sequence ATGACTACCAGTACAGAACTCTTAAAGTTATCTCTTCAAAGTGAACTCATCAATGGCATATTGAACTATTGGATGGAGAGAACTATTGACACCAAAAATGGTGGTTTTTATGGGCAAATCAGTTACAATAATATTATCAATGCAGAAGCTGATAAGGGAGCAATTATGCATGCAAGAATATTATGGACTTTTGCATCGGCCTATAATCTTTTAAAAGATGAGAGGTATTTAAAAATTGCTGATTATACATACGATTATATTAAAGAGCATTTTTTAGACAAAGAGTATGGCGGAGTGTTCTGGATGGTAGATTATAAAGGGAACGTTGTAGATGATAAAAAGCAGGTTTACGCCAACTCTTTTGTTATTTATGCATTTGCAGAGTATGCCAAAGCTGCAAAAACTTTAGAAGCAAAAGAACTGGCTTTAAATATCTTTGATAAAATTGAAGAATTTGCATTTGATGAAGTAAATAATGGTTACTTTGAAGCTTACTCAAGAGAATGGTTTTTATTAGATGATCTTCGGTTGAGTGCAAAGGACATGAATGAAAAAAAGACTAACAATACGCATTTACACGTATTAGAAGCCTATACAACCTTATATGAGGTGACTAAAAATGAAAAAGTAGGAAAACAGTTAAGGAATTTGATCGAACTTTTTCTCAATAAAATATTAAATCCAGGCACTTATCATTTTAAATTGTTTTTTGACGAAAACTGGAAACTAAAATCAGATGAAATTAGCTATGGTCACGATATAGAAGGTGCTTGGTTATTACAAGAAGCAGCAATCCAATTAGGAGATCAGGAACTATTAGAGCAAGTTAAAGATGCTGCCGTAAAAATTGCTGATGTAACCATTGAAGAAGGAATTGCAAGTGATGGAGCAATTATTAATGAAGGGAACCCTAGTGGAGTAACTGATACAGACAGACATTGGTGGCCACAGGTAGAAGCAATGGTTGGGTTTATTAATGCCTACGAAAACACCTTAGATGAGAAATACCTAGACACTGCTAAAACACTTTGGAATTATGCACTTATAAATATCGTTAATCACGAGTTTGGAGAATGGTGGTGGAGAGTTGATGAAAACAACCAACCTAACTTAGAAGAAGATAAAGTCGGTCCTTGGAAAGCCCCTTATCATAACGGAAGAGCATGTATTGAGGGCATAAAGAGAATAGAAAAACTAATGGTACAAGAGCAATATAAACAACATGAAACTATCTAG